In Pseudomonas hamedanensis, a single window of DNA contains:
- a CDS encoding PA3496 family putative envelope integrity protein codes for MAQPYEERNSAAKTRRQQEDQRRMEFRRAIEDRFELRQLQAEIGDFPEITHWQAAPAASRRNAQPTR; via the coding sequence ATGGCTCAGCCCTACGAAGAACGCAACAGCGCCGCGAAAACCCGCCGTCAGCAGGAAGACCAGCGCCGCATGGAATTTCGCCGCGCGATTGAGGATCGCTTCGAACTTCGCCAGCTTCAGGCTGAAATCGGCGATTTCCCCGAGATCACTCATTGGCAGGCAGCGCCCGCAGCTTCCCGTCGAAACGCTCAACCAACGCGCTGA